In a single window of the Rhizobiaceae bacterium genome:
- a CDS encoding DUF2177 family protein: protein MKTIVIAYFAAGVAFLILDAIWLTIMADSLYRPLLGNKLAEGFALAPAAAFYLIYIAGIVYFAILPALQDGGLGRAALNGIVLGFVAYATYDLTNQATLRDWPLAVTLADITWGTFVTAVGASAGFLAASRFG, encoded by the coding sequence ATGAAAACGATAGTGATTGCCTATTTTGCCGCAGGTGTGGCGTTTCTGATTCTGGACGCCATTTGGCTCACCATCATGGCCGACAGCCTCTATCGACCGCTCCTGGGAAACAAGCTTGCCGAGGGGTTTGCATTGGCTCCGGCTGCCGCCTTCTATCTCATCTATATCGCAGGAATCGTCTATTTCGCCATTCTGCCCGCGCTGCAAGATGGAGGACTTGGCAGAGCGGCGCTGAACGGTATCGTTCTTGGATTTGTCGCCTACGCCACGTATGACTTGACCAACCAGGCCACGCTGCGCGACTGGCCGCTCGCAGTCACGCTTGCAGATATTACATGGGGAACGTTCGTCACTGCCGTCGGCGCTTCAGCGGGATTTCTCGCGGCCAGCCGTTTCGGCTAA
- a CDS encoding ChrR family anti-sigma-E factor: MSIAHHPTDETLMRYSAGTLGTGPAIVVGAHVLACPRCRSRVGIFEAIGGAVLNETEPSVLAPDSLARTLARIEAKDESGTEADRSTRPITIDGVRLPDTLRGCEIRRWRWIGPGIRMSRVGVPHDPDANMILLKVAPGRALPDHGHAGTEFTYIVSGSYSDALGQFAAGDIAEMDEDIEHQPIVDTGSDCICLAALEGKMRFNSLLGRLLQPIFGI; this comes from the coding sequence ATGAGCATCGCGCATCACCCAACCGATGAGACGCTGATGCGCTATAGCGCGGGCACGCTGGGCACGGGTCCCGCAATCGTGGTGGGCGCTCATGTGCTCGCCTGTCCGCGCTGCCGAAGCCGCGTCGGAATATTCGAAGCGATTGGTGGAGCGGTGTTGAACGAAACCGAGCCGAGCGTTCTCGCCCCGGATTCCCTTGCCAGAACACTCGCGCGGATCGAAGCGAAGGACGAAAGCGGGACAGAAGCCGATCGTTCAACCCGTCCAATCACAATAGACGGCGTGCGCCTTCCCGACACATTGAGGGGGTGTGAGATAAGGCGCTGGCGGTGGATCGGTCCCGGCATTCGCATGAGCCGTGTCGGCGTGCCGCACGATCCCGACGCCAATATGATCCTTCTCAAGGTCGCGCCGGGTCGGGCGTTGCCCGATCACGGTCACGCAGGCACGGAGTTCACTTATATTGTGTCTGGTTCCTACAGCGATGCTTTGGGGCAATTCGCAGCGGGTGATATTGCCGAAATGGACGAGGACATCGAGCACCAGCCCATTGTCGACACCGGAAGCGACTGCATTTGTCTGGCAGCCCTTGAAGGCAAGATGAGGTTCAACAGCCTGCTCGGCCGCCTGCTGCAGCCGATATTCGGCATATGA
- a CDS encoding DUF1295 domain-containing protein, which translates to MSAVALFAALAVAMFLAMSGIWLAVARGAKFGWIDVVWSFLVGLAGLAASLVPTAGWEANPWRQAFVAMVALTWSLRLGSHIAVRTLHGKDDPRYLALKAQWGADWRWRIFLFLQIQAVVALLLSITIFLAARNPAHGAQWSDFVGLGLLFIGGTGEGIADAQLARFARRASAPDTVCDVGLWSLSRHPNYFFQWLGWLGYAIVAIGPSGTWPWGWCALAGPLMMYWLLTRVSGIPPLEEHMMQTRGAAYSEYRRRVNAFWPGPQGNVLNREVSGDA; encoded by the coding sequence ATGAGTGCGGTAGCTCTGTTTGCCGCACTCGCGGTCGCGATGTTCCTCGCAATGAGTGGTATCTGGCTGGCGGTCGCGCGCGGCGCGAAATTCGGTTGGATCGATGTGGTCTGGTCTTTCCTCGTGGGATTGGCAGGGTTAGCCGCCTCTCTTGTCCCTACAGCAGGATGGGAGGCGAATCCGTGGCGGCAGGCATTCGTCGCGATGGTCGCATTGACGTGGTCTCTCCGGCTTGGATCGCACATCGCCGTGCGCACTCTGCATGGAAAGGACGATCCTCGCTACCTTGCCCTGAAAGCACAGTGGGGTGCGGACTGGCGCTGGCGTATTTTCCTTTTCCTGCAAATTCAGGCGGTCGTCGCGCTGCTTCTCTCAATCACGATATTCCTGGCCGCCAGAAATCCCGCTCATGGTGCACAATGGAGCGACTTCGTCGGACTTGGCCTGCTCTTCATTGGTGGGACAGGCGAGGGGATCGCCGACGCGCAACTTGCACGGTTTGCGAGGCGCGCAAGCGCCCCGGATACAGTTTGTGACGTCGGGCTTTGGAGCCTGTCGCGCCACCCAAACTACTTTTTCCAGTGGCTGGGCTGGCTCGGCTACGCGATCGTCGCGATTGGTCCGTCCGGCACATGGCCGTGGGGATGGTGCGCGCTCGCAGGACCGTTGATGATGTATTGGCTGCTGACGCGGGTCTCCGGGATACCTCCTCTGGAAGAGCATATGATGCAGACGCGGGGAGCCGCTTATTCGGAATATCGCCGCCGCGTGAACGCGTTCTGGCCCGGCCCGCAAGGGAATGTCTTGAACCGTGAAGTTTCCGGCGACGCCTGA
- a CDS encoding sigma-70 family RNA polymerase sigma factor produces the protein MTNTEGDASFPPTMETHEKLLLAVASRQDRDAFAALFGHFGPRLKTYFTQGGTSLEMAEELVQETMLRVWRKAGYYDPRRAAVSTWVFTIARNLRIDFKRRQRDPALLPPEPDNLPPSIEDELLASERDENVRRALAKLSPEQQQIIRLSYYIDKSQTEIANELGIPLGTVKSRIRLAMNRLRAVLGENR, from the coding sequence GTGACTAATACCGAAGGCGACGCATCGTTCCCTCCAACGATGGAGACGCATGAAAAGCTGCTGCTGGCAGTTGCCTCGCGTCAGGATCGGGATGCGTTTGCTGCGCTCTTTGGTCATTTCGGCCCTCGCCTGAAGACCTATTTCACGCAGGGCGGCACGAGCCTCGAAATGGCTGAAGAACTTGTGCAGGAAACGATGCTGCGCGTATGGCGCAAGGCCGGCTACTACGATCCACGCCGGGCCGCAGTATCGACATGGGTGTTCACAATCGCGCGCAACCTGCGCATCGACTTCAAGCGCCGCCAGCGCGATCCCGCTCTTCTGCCACCCGAACCGGACAATCTGCCGCCGTCGATCGAAGATGAACTGTTGGCTTCGGAGCGCGACGAAAACGTGCGCCGCGCGCTGGCGAAACTTTCGCCCGAGCAGCAGCAGATCATCCGTCTGTCGTATTACATCGACAAATCCCAGACGGAGATTGCCAATGAACTCGGCATACCCCTTGGAACCGTGAAATCGAGGATCCGGCTGGCGATGAACCGTCTCCGCGCAGTGCTGGGTGAAAACAGATGA